CGACGCCACCGCCGAGTCTGCCATCGAGGGGATCGGCGGGCCGAGCGAGTGGACCAGCCGCGAGCGGCTGAGCTCGTCGCTGCAGATCATGCTGATGCTCACGGTCATCAGCCTCGCCCCGGCGGTGCTGTTGATGACCACCAGCTTCGTGCGGATCATCGTCGTGCTCGGCCTGCTGCGTCAGGCGCTCGGCACGCAGCAGCTGCCGCCGAGCCAGGTGCTGACCTCGATCGCCCTGTTCGTGACGCTGCTGATCATGACCCCGGTCTGGACCAAGAGCTACGAGGACGGCATCAAGCCGTACTCCAACGGCGAGATCGACCTGCAGCAGGCGTTCGAGCGGTCCACCGAGCCGGTGCGGATCTTCATGGCGGACCAGATCTCGCACACCGGCAACCACGACGACGTCTACCTGTTCCTCAGCCACCAGCCGGACGGCGGCATCGACCCCGACACCGGCGAGATGCGCGACTACGCCTACTACGACCTCCAGGAGGGCGAGACGCTGGTCCCCATCACCGCGTTGCTCCCCGCCTTCATGCTCAGCGAGCTCAAGACCGCCTTCTTGATCGGCTTCCAGATCTACCTGCCGTTTGTGATCCTCGACATCATCGTCGCGAGCGTCACGATCTCGATGGGCA
This Posidoniimonas polymericola DNA region includes the following protein-coding sequences:
- the fliP gene encoding flagellar type III secretion system pore protein FliP (The bacterial flagellar biogenesis protein FliP forms a type III secretion system (T3SS)-type pore required for flagellar assembly.) — encoded protein: MDARLNTNTRAWAVAVVLTLCGSAAPTATAQTTTTAASTSANSPLGSLDATAESAIEGIGGPSEWTSRERLSSSLQIMLMLTVISLAPAVLLMTTSFVRIIVVLGLLRQALGTQQLPPSQVLTSIALFVTLLIMTPVWTKSYEDGIKPYSNGEIDLQQAFERSTEPVRIFMADQISHTGNHDDVYLFLSHQPDGGIDPDTGEMRDYAYYDLQEGETLVPITALLPAFMLSELKTAFLIGFQIYLPFVILDIIVASVTISMGMLMLPPVLISLPFKLLLFVLLDGWRLVIEMLLHSFSLFTVI